The Aquidulcibacter paucihalophilus genome has a window encoding:
- a CDS encoding SDR family oxidoreductase, protein MPEAVYPGVALVTGAASGIGLETTRKLVAEGATALILVDRQEAALNALGDEIEAQGRAVMLCRQDVSDEAAWEGVEDGIRHHWQGLDTLVVNAGVSDSGPIADLSLAAWRKVMSVNLDGAFLTLRTGMRLLRDGGSAVVVSSASAVKAEPGVGAYGASKAALLQLARVAAKEGAPRGVRINAILPGGVQTPIWREMPFFREVIADLGSEAAAFEALAGMATPLGRYATPEEIAGQIAFLLSPASGSMTGAALVVDGGYTL, encoded by the coding sequence ATGCCTGAGGCCGTGTACCCCGGCGTGGCGCTGGTCACCGGAGCGGCGTCCGGAATCGGTCTGGAGACCACGCGCAAGCTGGTTGCTGAAGGCGCGACCGCCCTCATTCTGGTCGACAGGCAGGAAGCCGCCCTGAACGCCCTGGGCGACGAGATCGAGGCGCAGGGACGGGCGGTGATGCTGTGTCGTCAGGACGTCTCTGACGAGGCCGCATGGGAGGGTGTCGAGGACGGAATCCGGCATCATTGGCAAGGCCTGGACACCCTGGTCGTCAACGCCGGCGTCTCCGACAGCGGGCCGATCGCCGATCTGTCCCTCGCGGCCTGGCGCAAGGTCATGTCGGTGAATCTGGACGGGGCCTTTCTGACGCTTCGAACCGGAATGCGCCTGCTGCGTGACGGAGGCAGCGCGGTGGTGGTGTCCTCAGCCTCGGCGGTGAAGGCCGAGCCGGGCGTGGGGGCTTACGGCGCCTCCAAGGCCGCACTGCTGCAACTCGCCAGGGTGGCGGCGAAGGAAGGCGCGCCACGCGGCGTGCGGATCAATGCCATCCTGCCGGGCGGGGTCCAGACGCCGATCTGGCGTGAGATGCCGTTCTTTCGCGAGGTGATCGCCGATCTCGGATCGGAAGCGGCGGCCTTCGAGGCGCTCGCCGGCATGGCGACGCCGCTGGGCCGCTATGCCACGCCCGAAGAGATCGCGGGCCAGATCGCCTTCCTGTTGTCGCCGGCCAGCGGTTCGATGACCGGGGCGGCGCTGGTTGTCGACGGCGGCTACACGCTCTAG
- a CDS encoding TIGR02466 family protein, with product MSLRPLFVTQVYEASLAGSPGFDAFNAGLADACRMLAVEDHAGRAWCRENAYRGYTSYGSLTDLPHRLPEFAELKRHLDRHAVAYAKALNFDLARKPRLDSLWVNILKPGGGHTGHIHPHAFLSGTVYVEVPDGASALKLEDPRLPMMMARPGVHADAPEAERPFVYLAPAAGTILMWESWLRHEVPSNAAKTERISVSFNYA from the coding sequence ATGTCCCTGCGCCCCCTCTTCGTCACCCAGGTCTATGAGGCCTCCCTGGCCGGCTCGCCCGGCTTCGACGCCTTCAATGCCGGCCTGGCCGACGCCTGCCGCATGCTGGCGGTTGAGGATCACGCCGGGCGTGCCTGGTGCCGCGAGAACGCCTATCGCGGCTACACCTCCTACGGCTCCCTGACCGACCTGCCCCATCGCCTGCCCGAGTTCGCCGAGCTGAAACGGCATCTGGACCGGCACGCGGTCGCCTATGCCAAGGCGCTGAATTTCGATCTGGCGCGCAAGCCGCGGCTGGACAGCCTGTGGGTCAACATCCTCAAGCCCGGCGGCGGCCACACCGGCCACATCCATCCGCACGCCTTCCTCAGCGGCACCGTCTATGTCGAGGTCCCCGACGGTGCCTCGGCCCTGAAGCTGGAGGACCCGCGCCTGCCGATGATGATGGCCCGCCCCGGCGTCCACGCCGACGCCCCCGAGGCCGAACGGCCGTTCGTCTATCTGGCTCCGGCCGCGGGCACGATCCTGATGTGGGAAAGCTGGCTGCGCCATGAAGTGCCGTCGAACGCCGCGAAGACCGAGCGGATTTCGGTGAGCTTCAACTATGCCTGA
- a CDS encoding 2-hydroxyacid dehydrogenase: MQRHLAPLTAFLESEWTVYRFWEGPPAEAQGQIQALVVAGEFPLDKALIESLPALRLIACFTSGYDGIDVDWCRARGLPVSHAPGVNHEDVADHALGLIIAARRQITAGDRALRAGGWTLDSKMITPSLKDQRLGVVGLGSIGEAVARRGEAMRMAVRWWGPREKDSPWPRAGSLLELARDSDILVVACKADESNRGLISRAVIEALGPQGLLVNVARGQLVDEEALIAALKDGRLGQAALDVFEEEPTSAARWADVPNTVLTPHTGGATTEAVQGMLMLLMQNLRAALAGEPLKTPAA, from the coding sequence ATGCAGCGCCATCTGGCGCCACTGACGGCCTTCCTCGAGAGCGAGTGGACCGTCTACCGCTTCTGGGAGGGGCCGCCGGCGGAGGCGCAGGGGCAGATCCAGGCGCTTGTGGTGGCGGGGGAGTTCCCGCTGGACAAGGCGCTGATCGAGAGCCTGCCGGCGCTGCGACTGATCGCCTGTTTCACCTCGGGCTATGACGGGATTGATGTCGACTGGTGCCGGGCGCGGGGGCTGCCGGTCAGCCATGCGCCGGGGGTCAACCATGAGGATGTGGCCGACCATGCCCTGGGCCTGATCATCGCCGCGCGGCGTCAGATCACGGCCGGGGACCGGGCGTTGCGCGCGGGCGGCTGGACGTTGGACTCCAAGATGATCACGCCCTCGCTGAAAGACCAGCGGCTGGGCGTCGTCGGCCTGGGGTCGATCGGCGAGGCCGTGGCGCGGCGCGGCGAAGCGATGCGGATGGCCGTGCGCTGGTGGGGGCCCCGCGAGAAGGACAGCCCTTGGCCGCGCGCGGGCTCGCTGCTGGAACTGGCGCGGGACAGCGACATACTGGTGGTCGCCTGCAAGGCCGATGAGAGCAACCGCGGCCTGATCTCACGGGCGGTGATCGAGGCGCTGGGGCCGCAAGGACTGCTGGTCAATGTGGCGCGCGGCCAGCTGGTCGATGAGGAGGCCCTGATCGCGGCGCTCAAGGACGGGCGGCTGGGTCAGGCGGCGCTGGACGTGTTCGAGGAAGAGCCGACAAGCGCCGCGCGCTGGGCGGATGTGCCCAACACCGTGCTGACGCCGCATACGGGCGGGGCGACCACGGAAGCCGTGCAGGGCATGCTGATGCTGTTGATGCAGAACCTGCGCGCGGCTCTTGCCGGCGAGCCGCTGAAGACGCCGGCGGCCTGA
- the ettA gene encoding energy-dependent translational throttle protein EttA, with the protein MAQQYIFQMQGLTKTFPGGKKIFENIWLSFYNDAKIGVVGVNGSGKSTLLKIMAGLDTEFTGEARAADGIKRGYLEQEPQLDDSLNVRENVEAWCEEKQWVNRFNAIAMEMAEEYTDELMAEMTALQEKIDAGDVWDIDARIEMAMDALRCPPDDWETTNLSGGEKRRVALARLLLSKPDMLLLDEPTNHLDAESVAWLQHHLEAFPGCVILVTHDRYFLDLVTKWTLELDRGKGHPHEGNYSSWLEAKTKRVVQEQSESEARQRALTRELEWVRSGAKARQAKSKARLAAYERMVDEQESMRGAQTHAVIQIPPGPRLGNVVLEAEGLEKSYGDKLLFKDLSFKLPPNGIVGVIGPNGAGKSTLFRLITGQEQPDGGSIRVGETVKLAYVDQSRDDLEPNKTIWEVISGGTDVMMVGKREINTRAYVGSFNFKGGDQQKKVGQLSGGERNRVHLAKTLATGGNLLLLDEPTNDLDIETLQNLEEALEGFAGCAVVISHDRWFLDRLATHILAFEGDSHVEWFEGNFEAYEEDKKRRLGVESLIPHRIKFQKFGR; encoded by the coding sequence ATGGCGCAGCAATATATTTTCCAGATGCAGGGTCTGACCAAGACCTTTCCCGGCGGCAAGAAGATCTTCGAAAACATTTGGTTGAGCTTCTACAACGACGCCAAGATCGGCGTCGTCGGGGTCAACGGCTCGGGTAAATCCACCCTGCTGAAGATCATGGCCGGGCTGGACACCGAGTTCACCGGCGAGGCACGCGCCGCCGACGGAATCAAGCGCGGCTACCTCGAGCAGGAGCCCCAGCTCGACGACAGCCTGAACGTCCGCGAGAACGTCGAGGCCTGGTGCGAGGAGAAGCAGTGGGTCAACCGCTTCAACGCCATCGCCATGGAAATGGCCGAGGAATACACCGACGAGCTGATGGCCGAGATGACGGCCCTGCAGGAAAAGATCGACGCCGGCGACGTCTGGGACATCGACGCGCGCATCGAAATGGCCATGGACGCCCTGCGCTGCCCGCCGGACGATTGGGAAACGACCAACCTGTCCGGCGGTGAGAAGCGCCGCGTGGCCTTGGCCCGGCTGCTGCTGTCCAAGCCCGACATGCTGCTGCTCGACGAGCCGACCAACCACCTCGACGCTGAGTCGGTGGCCTGGCTGCAGCACCACCTGGAAGCCTTCCCGGGCTGCGTCATCCTGGTGACCCACGACCGCTACTTCCTGGATCTGGTGACCAAATGGACGCTGGAGCTGGACCGCGGCAAGGGCCACCCGCACGAGGGCAACTACTCCAGCTGGCTGGAAGCCAAGACCAAGCGCGTCGTGCAGGAGCAGTCGGAATCCGAAGCCCGCCAGCGCGCCCTCACCCGCGAACTGGAATGGGTCCGCTCGGGCGCCAAGGCCCGTCAGGCCAAGTCCAAGGCTCGTCTGGCCGCCTATGAGCGGATGGTCGACGAGCAGGAAAGCATGCGCGGCGCCCAGACCCACGCCGTCATCCAGATCCCGCCCGGCCCGCGCCTCGGCAATGTCGTGCTGGAAGCCGAGGGGCTGGAGAAGTCCTATGGCGACAAGCTGCTGTTCAAGGATCTGTCGTTCAAACTGCCGCCCAACGGCATCGTCGGCGTCATCGGCCCGAACGGCGCCGGCAAGTCGACCCTGTTCCGCCTGATCACCGGCCAGGAACAGCCCGACGGCGGCTCGATCCGCGTCGGCGAGACGGTCAAACTGGCCTATGTTGACCAGAGCCGCGACGACCTCGAGCCCAACAAGACCATCTGGGAAGTCATCTCGGGCGGCACCGATGTGATGATGGTCGGCAAGCGCGAGATCAACACCCGCGCCTATGTCGGCAGCTTCAACTTCAAGGGCGGCGACCAGCAGAAGAAGGTCGGCCAGCTGTCGGGCGGTGAGCGCAACCGCGTCCACCTGGCCAAGACCCTGGCCACCGGCGGCAACCTGCTGCTGCTCGACGAACCGACCAACGACCTCGACATCGAGACGCTGCAGAACCTCGAGGAGGCGCTGGAAGGCTTCGCCGGCTGCGCCGTGGTCATCTCCCACGACCGCTGGTTCCTCGACCGTCTGGCGACGCACATCCTCGCCTTCGAAGGCGACAGCCACGTCGAATGGTTCGAGGGGAACTTTGAAGCGTACGAGGAAGACAAGAAGCGTCGCCTCGGCGTGGAAAGCCTGATCCCGCACCGGATCAAGTTCCAGAAATTCGGGCGCTGA